The following are from one region of the bacterium genome:
- the trpS gene encoding tryptophan--tRNA ligase — protein sequence MERKRILSGMRPTGKLHLGHYCGALQNWVRLQKDYQCFYMIADWHALTTDYERIGPIREYTLDMVIDMLAAGIDPEKSVVFIQSQVKQHAELALLLGMLTPLPWLERVPTYKEQMQQLTGRDLSTFGFLGYPLLQAADIMIYKAHAVPVGIDQQPHIELTREIARRFNFFYGEIFPEPECLLAEESKILGLDNRKMSKSYDNAIYLSDTPDIIRKKVSTMITDPARVKRSDPGHPEVCNVFTFHKIFSPAEVTAEVQHKCVHAEIGCVEDKKKMAEYLITALAPHQARRAELTKDPAQVWDILEQGRKKATIVAEQTMDEVRKAMHLR from the coding sequence ATGGAACGAAAACGGATATTGAGCGGGATGCGACCAACTGGGAAACTGCATTTAGGGCATTATTGCGGTGCGTTGCAGAATTGGGTACGATTACAGAAAGATTATCAATGTTTCTATATGATAGCAGATTGGCATGCGTTAACCACTGACTATGAACGGATTGGTCCAATTCGGGAATATACTTTGGATATGGTTATCGATATGCTAGCCGCAGGGATTGACCCGGAAAAAAGCGTGGTATTCATCCAATCGCAAGTCAAACAGCATGCAGAATTAGCGTTATTATTAGGAATGTTAACGCCGCTACCGTGGTTAGAACGTGTCCCAACGTATAAAGAACAAATGCAACAGTTAACCGGTCGAGATTTATCTACGTTCGGGTTTCTTGGGTATCCGTTGCTACAAGCGGCAGATATTATGATTTATAAAGCGCATGCGGTTCCGGTTGGAATAGACCAGCAGCCACATATTGAGTTAACTCGGGAAATCGCGCGTCGGTTCAATTTCTTCTATGGTGAAATTTTTCCAGAACCGGAATGTCTTCTAGCGGAAGAATCGAAAATATTAGGGCTAGATAATCGGAAAATGAGTAAAAGTTATGATAACGCAATTTATTTATCCGATACCCCGGATATAATTCGGAAAAAAGTGAGTACCATGATAACCGACCCGGCAAGAGTGAAACGGTCAGATCCGGGTCATCCGGAAGTTTGTAATGTATTCACGTTCCATAAAATCTTTTCTCCAGCGGAGGTAACAGCGGAAGTTCAGCATAAATGCGTGCATGCGGAAATCGGGTGCGTTGAAGATAAAAAGAAAATGGCTGAATATCTAATAACCGCATTAGCGCCGCATCAAGCGCGACGCGCCGAGTTAACGAAAGACCCAGCGCAGGTGTGGGATATATTGGAACAGGGACGGAAAAAAGCGACGATAGTAGCAGAGCAAACCATGGATGAAGTGCGAAAAGCAATGCACCTTCGGTGA
- a CDS encoding site-2 protease family protein yields the protein MDINLIKELILTLPILFFSVILHECGHGIVAYKYGDPTAKMLGRITLNPIPHIDIFGTIILPVIMAITTGGKAVFGWAKPVPVNPFNLRHPKRDMIWVSLGGLAANILLACIGIVVLVILSRLPMMIGENQVVDVLARIFAYLFFINVLLATFNFIPIPPLDGSRIVMGLLPTPLSQKYARLEPFGIIIVFALLYLGVFDIVFKVVLHIVMLIFPVLF from the coding sequence ATGGATATTAATCTGATTAAAGAATTGATTTTAACCTTACCGATACTATTCTTTTCGGTTATTCTGCATGAATGCGGCCATGGGATTGTTGCGTATAAATACGGAGATCCGACCGCAAAAATGCTCGGGCGAATAACCCTTAATCCGATACCGCATATTGATATATTTGGAACAATTATCCTCCCGGTTATTATGGCGATAACTACCGGCGGAAAAGCGGTGTTCGGCTGGGCGAAACCTGTTCCGGTAAATCCATTTAATTTACGGCATCCCAAACGGGATATGATTTGGGTTAGTCTCGGTGGATTAGCGGCGAATATTTTATTAGCTTGTATCGGTATCGTTGTGCTAGTAATCTTAAGTCGATTACCGATGATGATTGGCGAAAATCAAGTAGTTGATGTACTCGCTAGAATCTTTGCGTATCTATTTTTTATCAATGTTCTATTAGCCACATTTAATTTTATTCCGATTCCGCCATTAGATGGTTCTCGTATCGTTATGGGGCTATTACCAACACCATTATCGCAAAAATATGCGAGATTAGAACCGTTTGGTATAATTATAGTATTCGCTTTATTATATTTAGGGGTATTCGATATCGTTTTTAAAGTGGTTTTACATATTGTGATGTTAATTTTTCCAGTACTATTTTGA
- a CDS encoding sugar ABC transporter substrate-binding protein, with translation MKKNYRILLVGCIIIIIYIFGCSKKDVTNTGQSPTILTITTWDNSSTQIFRRPFVQEFERRYPNIKVKFIDIPATQYYAKLQTMIAGGTPPDAAYLAYDEIPIFATKKAIQPLEPYLAKSKDFDFSGYYPRVVEMLKFQGKIYAVSRDFTVFGLYYNKDMFDKAGVPYPDESWDWNKFLWAAKKLTKDINGDGKIDQYGFSPEPWLDSFIYWIWANGGEIVSEDLKTCIINKPEAVEALQFVADMRTKHKVAPSLVASQQPGQGTLDLMAAGKLGMYVNGSWMIGLLRQQAKFNWDVAPVPKGPKTRATVLFTVGMVIPTGSKHPNEAWEYLKYLGGPAGQSFFGSTKIASGIPAIKSIAESTVFIDPTLPPEHIHVLLDAAADYARPLRLPPQMHEIYEVLIPATDELWLGRKTAKQFADELKPKIDKILAKPITE, from the coding sequence ATGAAAAAAAATTATCGGATTTTATTGGTTGGTTGTATCATTATAATAATATATATATTCGGTTGTTCCAAAAAAGATGTAACTAATACAGGACAATCCCCTACTATTCTAACCATAACCACCTGGGATAATAGTTCGACGCAGATATTCCGCCGCCCGTTTGTTCAAGAGTTTGAACGACGGTATCCGAATATCAAAGTTAAATTCATTGATATTCCAGCAACGCAATACTATGCGAAACTCCAAACGATGATTGCCGGAGGAACTCCGCCCGATGCAGCTTATCTTGCGTATGATGAGATACCGATTTTCGCCACGAAAAAAGCAATACAACCGTTAGAACCCTATTTAGCAAAATCAAAAGATTTTGATTTTTCTGGATACTATCCGCGGGTAGTCGAAATGTTAAAATTTCAAGGGAAGATTTATGCGGTTTCCCGCGATTTTACTGTATTCGGATTATATTATAATAAAGATATGTTTGATAAAGCAGGAGTGCCCTATCCGGATGAAAGTTGGGATTGGAATAAGTTTCTTTGGGCAGCGAAAAAATTAACCAAAGATATCAACGGCGATGGAAAAATTGACCAATATGGTTTTTCACCGGAACCATGGTTAGATTCGTTCATCTATTGGATTTGGGCGAATGGCGGTGAAATTGTTAGTGAAGATTTGAAGACCTGTATTATCAACAAACCGGAAGCGGTTGAAGCGTTGCAGTTCGTTGCGGATATGCGAACCAAACATAAAGTTGCTCCGTCGTTAGTTGCGTCGCAGCAACCCGGACAGGGGACACTGGATTTAATGGCAGCGGGTAAACTCGGAATGTATGTTAACGGCAGTTGGATGATCGGTTTATTGCGGCAGCAGGCGAAATTTAACTGGGATGTCGCTCCGGTTCCGAAGGGACCAAAAACCCGGGCTACGGTTCTATTCACTGTCGGTATGGTTATTCCTACCGGAAGTAAACATCCGAACGAAGCATGGGAATATCTCAAATATCTCGGTGGTCCGGCAGGACAATCCTTTTTCGGCAGTACCAAAATTGCTAGTGGTATCCCTGCGATTAAAAGTATTGCAGAATCAACCGTGTTTATTGACCCGACGTTACCGCCGGAACATATTCACGTTCTGCTTGATGCGGCAGCAGATTATGCGCGTCCGTTGCGGTTGCCACCGCAAATGCATGAAATCTATGAAGTATTGATTCCAGCAACCGACGAACTCTGGCTTGGTCGGAAAACCGCAAAACAATTCGCTGATGAATTAAAGCCGAAAATAGACAAAATTCTTGCCAAACCGATTACGGAATAA
- a CDS encoding CehA/McbA family metallohydrolase: MVMFRYYQLTVLFFIVIPSITFGTTYHFYVGSLHAHTSYSDGIGTPASAFTYARDSAKLDFLAITDHHTQLTQSEFDDIRTQAAMFNQDGVFVAIAGQEWTSNNGHSCIFEANSIFTTTTINDFYKELEASGASATFNHPTYPSTAVFNNLSYSSTADVGLNAMEVRWDGTPPYSNPAYNEEARYIIALNNGWHIGTDGSQDTHDGTWGDATSDFGLACWTIAIATSLTKSDILDAHRNHRTYSTHDRNLELTFKLNDAWMGTTLTNPSSLNFYISVYDHDTNDRFQQILLYHNGSVVTTVNINTSSYIWQFSLSTPTEIKEHYYFVKTIQSDWNRAWSSPIWVKIQPNTVESSKWRYLPK, translated from the coding sequence ATGGTAATGTTTCGGTATTATCAGCTCACTGTATTATTTTTTATAGTTATACCTTCAATTACTTTTGGTACGACCTATCATTTTTATGTTGGTAGTTTGCATGCGCATACGTCCTATTCGGATGGAATTGGGACACCAGCGAGTGCGTTTACGTATGCGCGGGATTCCGCAAAACTCGATTTCCTGGCGATAACTGACCATCATACCCAGTTAACTCAATCTGAATTCGATGATATCCGAACGCAAGCTGCTATGTTCAATCAGGATGGAGTATTTGTAGCTATCGCCGGTCAGGAATGGACATCTAATAATGGACATAGTTGCATCTTTGAAGCAAATTCTATATTTACTACTACGACAATCAATGATTTCTATAAAGAACTCGAAGCGAGTGGTGCGAGTGCAACATTTAATCATCCGACTTATCCATCAACCGCAGTGTTTAATAATCTTAGCTATTCTTCGACCGCAGATGTCGGATTGAACGCGATGGAAGTCCGTTGGGATGGAACTCCACCATATTCTAACCCCGCTTATAACGAAGAAGCGCGGTATATCATTGCGTTAAATAACGGTTGGCATATCGGAACGGATGGTTCCCAAGATACCCACGATGGCACCTGGGGTGATGCTACATCCGATTTCGGGCTCGCGTGCTGGACGATTGCTATTGCCACTTCATTAACCAAATCGGATATTTTGGATGCGCATCGGAACCATCGAACGTATTCAACCCATGACCGGAATCTCGAGTTAACATTCAAACTCAATGATGCATGGATGGGAACAACTTTAACGAATCCGAGTTCGCTCAACTTTTATATTTCAGTTTATGACCACGATACGAACGATAGATTCCAGCAAATATTACTGTATCATAATGGGTCAGTGGTAACTACAGTTAATATTAATACCAGCAGCTATATCTGGCAATTTTCGTTATCGACTCCAACGGAAATTAAAGAACATTATTATTTTGTTAAAACTATTCAATCGGATTGGAATCGAGCATGGTCGAGTCCAATCTGGGTCAAAATTCAACCGAACACAGTTGAGTCCAGCAAATGGCGCTATCTACCTAAATAA
- a CDS encoding Na+:solute symporter has translation MVVGYLHTIDWIFIIGYMVFAIGLGLWHSRKSTTSVKEYFASGQGAPWWILGTSIVATTFAADTPLAVSALVVRRGIAGNWYWWNGALMGMFAVFFFSRLWRRANILTDTELAELRYSGKPAAVLRGFRALYFGIPYNCIIMGWVNLAMAKIITVTLGLPDTPRTKFWAVTFCFFLTFIYTALAGIRGVMITDFFQFILAMSIAIITAVLGVIAMGGMPTILQKITEFYGAGKEQAMIAMIPSSLEGAMMPISWFLIYVGFQWWTSGNTDGGGYAAQRMISAKNEKHAMLGYLWYNIAHFCLRPWPWIVVGLVAAVMFPNLPDPEQGYIKVMMRVLPVGVLGLGLAGFLAAYMSTVDTQMNWGASYLINDFYRRFIKKQATEKHYVLASIVATLIIALCGAGMTFLMQSIVGAWELLTQIVAGVGLVYILRWYWWRINAWSEISALATSFFTAFFLRIFKMDWFTTRYMTESALSSMPAWLANTVQYLNKLVFPENLLILVPVCVVVWLTVTFLTKPVDEQKLIEFYKRVYPGGPGWRRIREKIGSEIPLPSTGTKKNLLNYLVGVISIYSALFGIGELILGAKLLGTILVLITIAGGYFLYTRLSEEKWDS, from the coding sequence ATGGTTGTCGGATATTTACATACAATAGATTGGATTTTTATTATCGGATATATGGTGTTTGCTATTGGATTAGGGTTATGGCATTCACGAAAGTCAACCACTTCTGTTAAAGAGTATTTTGCTTCTGGGCAAGGTGCACCATGGTGGATTCTCGGTACATCAATTGTGGCGACAACGTTTGCGGCAGATACACCGTTAGCGGTTAGTGCACTTGTCGTTCGGCGGGGAATCGCAGGGAATTGGTATTGGTGGAACGGTGCGTTAATGGGAATGTTTGCAGTTTTTTTCTTTTCGCGCTTATGGCGCCGTGCAAATATCTTGACCGATACCGAACTCGCTGAACTCCGATATAGCGGAAAACCCGCAGCGGTACTACGTGGGTTCCGTGCGCTGTATTTCGGGATACCCTATAACTGCATCATTATGGGTTGGGTAAACCTCGCAATGGCGAAAATTATCACGGTTACCCTCGGTCTGCCAGATACACCGCGCACCAAATTCTGGGCGGTAACCTTTTGTTTTTTCCTAACGTTTATTTACACCGCATTAGCGGGTATCCGTGGGGTTATGATAACCGATTTCTTTCAGTTTATTCTCGCGATGTCTATCGCGATCATCACGGCGGTACTCGGGGTAATTGCGATGGGAGGAATGCCGACCATTCTGCAAAAAATAACCGAATTCTATGGCGCAGGGAAAGAACAAGCGATGATTGCGATGATTCCATCAAGTCTTGAAGGAGCAATGATGCCAATCAGTTGGTTTCTCATTTATGTTGGTTTCCAATGGTGGACTAGCGGGAATACTGATGGCGGTGGATATGCAGCGCAACGTATGATTTCCGCTAAAAACGAAAAGCATGCTATGCTCGGGTATCTCTGGTATAACATCGCTCATTTCTGTTTACGTCCGTGGCCTTGGATCGTGGTTGGATTAGTTGCTGCAGTAATGTTTCCCAATCTACCCGACCCGGAACAAGGATATATTAAAGTTATGATGAGAGTGCTTCCGGTAGGGGTTTTAGGACTTGGGTTAGCTGGGTTCCTCGCGGCGTATATGTCAACCGTAGATACCCAAATGAACTGGGGCGCATCGTATTTAATCAATGATTTCTACCGTCGGTTTATTAAGAAACAAGCGACAGAAAAACATTATGTTCTTGCTTCCATTGTTGCCACGTTGATTATCGCACTCTGCGGTGCTGGAATGACGTTTTTAATGCAATCGATTGTTGGTGCATGGGAATTATTAACCCAAATTGTTGCAGGAGTCGGATTAGTGTATATTCTTCGCTGGTATTGGTGGCGGATTAATGCGTGGAGTGAAATTTCCGCGTTAGCAACTTCATTTTTCACCGCATTTTTCCTCCGAATATTCAAGATGGACTGGTTTACCACACGATATATGACCGAATCCGCGTTATCCTCGATGCCGGCATGGCTTGCGAATACCGTGCAATATCTGAATAAACTGGTATTTCCAGAAAATCTCTTAATTTTAGTTCCGGTGTGCGTTGTGGTCTGGTTAACCGTGACCTTTTTAACTAAACCGGTTGATGAACAAAAATTGATTGAGTTCTATAAACGCGTATATCCTGGCGGACCAGGCTGGAGACGAATCCGAGAAAAAATTGGGAGCGAAATTCCGTTGCCAAGTACCGGCACGAAAAAGAATCTTCTGAATTATCTTGTAGGCGTTATTTCTATATATAGCGCATTGTTCGGTATCGGAGAATTGATTCTTGGAGCGAAACTACTCGGTACGATCTTAGTGCTTATTACTATTGCTGGCGGTTATTTCTTATACACTCGACTTTCGGAAGAAAAATGGGATAGCTAA